The proteins below come from a single Chryseobacterium bernardetii genomic window:
- a CDS encoding RHS repeat-associated core domain-containing protein gives MSFARDSAGGLEATDTNNYYPFGLNHISGMFGSSNFGGYYSYKYNGKELQETGMNDYEARMYTLDIGRWGVIDPLAEQYRRWSPYNYAVNNPIRFIDPDGRGVTSAGVKDNKDGTYTVVNAKDDGNNGIYLADDKGDYDINTSQHIANSLTPRSFMGDDNKAVEGAVISAGDLSGNDFLNDLMGPNEPNIIKYMANGKGNEQYDFKTNGPDGEAGGTDKRPEGMTVTQYTYRVYYFQ, from the coding sequence GTGAGTTTTGCAAGAGACAGTGCAGGCGGTCTAGAAGCTACAGATACCAATAACTACTATCCTTTTGGTTTGAATCATATCTCAGGAATGTTTGGAAGTTCAAATTTTGGAGGGTATTATAGTTACAAGTACAATGGGAAGGAACTACAGGAGACCGGAATGAATGATTATGAGGCGAGGATGTACACGCTTGACATTGGAAGATGGGGTGTTATAGATCCGCTGGCGGAACAATACCGAAGATGGTCACCATACAACTATGCTGTTAATAACCCAATAAGATTTATAGACCCGGATGGACGTGGCGTGACAAGTGCTGGAGTAAAGGATAATAAAGATGGGACATACACTGTTGTAAATGCTAAAGATGACGGAAATAATGGAATTTATTTAGCAGATGACAAAGGGGATTATGATATTAATACATCTCAGCATATCGCCAATTCTCTGACTCCACGTTCTTTTATGGGAGATGATAATAAAGCTGTTGAAGGGGCTGTGATAAGTGCTGGTGATTTGAGCGGTAATGATTTTCTTAATGATTTGATGGGTCCTAATGAGCCTAATATTATTAAATATATGGCAAATGGAAAGGGTAATGAACAATACGATTTCAAAACGAATGGTCCTGATGGAGAAGCGGGAGGAACAGACAAGAGACCTGAGGGAATGACCGTAACACAATATACTTATCGAGTGTATTATTTTCAGTAG
- the map gene encoding type I methionyl aminopeptidase: MSITNNDQLIGMQKVSEAVAYTLREMSQYAQPGMTTKELDEYGAKILADFGAKSAPYLTYGFPGWTCISVDNEFCHGIPTDQRILKEGDLINIDVSAELNGYWADNGGSFVIGKDIHQHQKLVDASKDILQKAIDNIKGGVKISDIGFLMETEAKKRGFKVIKNLAGHGVGRSLHEQPDELLNYKNRFDTRRFKKNSVVAIETFISTSSNLAVELKDGWTMVGNKGGYMAQHEHTILITEGKPIILTQANEILN; this comes from the coding sequence ATGTCAATTACCAACAATGATCAGTTAATCGGAATGCAAAAAGTGAGTGAAGCAGTTGCTTATACCTTGAGAGAGATGTCGCAATACGCTCAGCCAGGGATGACCACAAAGGAACTCGATGAATACGGAGCTAAAATACTCGCTGACTTCGGCGCAAAGTCAGCCCCTTATCTTACCTATGGATTTCCCGGATGGACCTGCATAAGTGTAGATAATGAATTTTGCCATGGCATTCCTACCGATCAGAGAATTTTGAAGGAAGGTGATCTGATTAATATTGATGTTTCTGCTGAGCTCAATGGATACTGGGCTGATAATGGAGGGTCTTTTGTGATTGGAAAAGATATCCATCAACATCAGAAGCTGGTAGATGCATCTAAAGATATTCTTCAGAAAGCTATTGATAATATAAAAGGAGGTGTCAAAATATCAGATATTGGATTTCTAATGGAAACCGAAGCGAAGAAAAGAGGTTTTAAAGTCATTAAAAACCTCGCCGGACATGGAGTAGGGAGAAGCCTACATGAACAGCCCGATGAATTATTGAATTATAAAAACCGTTTTGATACCAGACGCTTTAAGAAAAACTCAGTAGTAGCTATTGAAACATTCATTTCCACTTCGTCAAACCTTGCTGTAGAACTAAAAGACGGCTGGACGATGGTTGGAAACAAAGGCGGCTATATGGCACAACACGAACATACCATTTTAATTACCGAGGGAAAACCAATCATTCTGACTCAAGCGAATGAGATCCTGAATTAA
- a CDS encoding M20/M25/M40 family metallo-hydrolase, translating to MKKVLLTLLGIIVILAAIVLIKTYTYPFKKSTTGAGEGWKPGKNDSAVARFSGGIKIPTVSTGSLGEFNYTPFEQFKEYLKTTYPLVYQNTENVEVNIYGLVFRLKGSNSKLEPVLFLSHMDVVPPGDADVKNTAENIFRPDDKPAEPVAKVAEDWDFAPFSGAVANGRIYGRGSIDMKGMLFSLMEAMNNLIKNKQVPQRDIYLAFGFDEEVGGQRGAIQIADYFKKKGLKFDAVYDEGGLIMRKGNVAGVDADVAVVGCAEKGFLSAKIKVKGLGGHSSMPPMESAIGKAAVIMQKLEDDQMKPVITPLIKEFFDNIGGAMPFTTRMALANQWLLKPVLISQLTKNNTTNALVRTTTALTMMKGSDGTNVLSPEVEFVVNFRLLPGNTVKDVRDHIAKATKGFDVEVEEIDNTREASAISPSNTKAFKLIEAGVKEIYPGAIVSPYLTMAGTDAGKYEIVSKNVYRFMPIRINSAEQQSIHSTNEYLSIENYLKMIHYFEFMMKNYDR from the coding sequence ATGAAAAAAGTTCTTTTAACCCTTCTGGGAATTATTGTTATTCTCGCTGCTATCGTATTGATTAAAACTTATACCTATCCTTTTAAAAAAAGCACTACGGGCGCCGGAGAAGGTTGGAAGCCTGGAAAAAATGATTCCGCGGTGGCAAGGTTTTCAGGGGGAATAAAGATCCCTACCGTTTCTACGGGAAGTTTGGGCGAATTCAACTATACACCGTTTGAACAGTTTAAAGAATATCTGAAAACAACGTATCCGTTAGTATATCAAAATACCGAAAATGTTGAAGTTAATATATATGGCTTAGTATTCAGGCTGAAAGGAAGCAACTCAAAGCTGGAACCCGTTTTATTCCTTTCCCATATGGATGTGGTTCCACCAGGAGATGCTGATGTAAAAAATACAGCTGAAAATATCTTCAGACCGGATGATAAACCGGCTGAACCTGTTGCAAAGGTGGCTGAAGACTGGGATTTCGCACCTTTTTCAGGTGCAGTGGCCAATGGTAGAATTTATGGCAGAGGATCAATAGACATGAAAGGAATGCTTTTTTCCTTGATGGAAGCAATGAATAATCTGATTAAAAATAAACAGGTTCCCCAACGTGATATTTATCTGGCTTTTGGTTTTGATGAAGAAGTAGGCGGGCAAAGAGGAGCCATTCAGATCGCAGATTACTTTAAGAAAAAAGGGCTGAAATTTGATGCTGTCTACGACGAAGGCGGATTAATTATGCGAAAAGGAAATGTTGCCGGAGTAGATGCCGATGTGGCTGTAGTAGGATGCGCCGAAAAAGGCTTCCTTTCTGCAAAAATAAAAGTAAAAGGACTTGGCGGCCATTCCTCAATGCCACCTATGGAAAGTGCCATAGGTAAAGCAGCTGTTATTATGCAAAAACTGGAAGACGATCAGATGAAGCCGGTGATAACCCCATTAATTAAAGAATTTTTTGATAATATTGGCGGAGCAATGCCTTTTACCACGAGAATGGCACTGGCGAACCAATGGCTGTTAAAACCCGTACTGATCTCACAGCTCACCAAAAACAATACAACCAATGCATTGGTGAGAACTACAACCGCCTTAACGATGATGAAAGGAAGTGATGGTACCAATGTACTTTCTCCCGAAGTTGAATTTGTAGTCAATTTCAGGCTTCTTCCAGGCAATACTGTAAAAGACGTCCGCGATCATATTGCAAAAGCCACAAAAGGTTTCGATGTTGAGGTAGAAGAAATAGATAACACAAGAGAAGCTTCTGCGATATCTCCATCCAATACCAAAGCATTTAAATTAATTGAGGCCGGAGTAAAAGAAATTTATCCGGGAGCTATTGTTTCACCTTATCTTACCATGGCCGGAACCGATGCCGGTAAATATGAAATTGTAAGCAAAAACGTTTACAGATTCATGCCTATCAGAATCAACAGTGCAGAGCAGCAGAGTATTCACAGTACCAATGAATATCTCAGTATAGAAAACTACCTTAAGATGATCCACTATTTTGAGTTTATGATGAAAAATTATGACAGATAA
- a CDS encoding right-handed parallel beta-helix repeat-containing protein — MIYTNDFFATGSSYPNDNLVQLVDSFTGENVNFKKVTVWHDGSLMNPAKADGIIYRQKNSDYYADLEWLVNRTVYVKRFGAVGDGITNDAPAIRRMISFLPQKDFIVRFENAKYMQGDGSFTERYALGTNPKTGATEYIGGENRESNIGPELFFSFTDKSDFTIYGNGALVKAHPGNPPITNMRGFEFIRCKNFKVENLNYDGSKNDRKPDGGDPHQYNNQSGFKVSSSQRYELLDCRSDNCCMDGFFISSDDINANNWNEDGLLRNCHADNNYRQGSSVVNSKRFKVIGGSYTNTGKTYGTSPEAGIDIEEGYPSNFGRGSIDTVVDGVLFEDNNNTGLSLHLGTRDANVVNCVFKNNGIFVAPDEYGLSCNNTIYNNNFYDSTIRLSGGGEHFYGNRIYLSPSYPFQFTLDNEFNHFLNKKCRETLVYDNYIYRDAGKSTINDGVTGTLNIGNVKNGVRVFKNTFINIASKGTFLFFHGPADRELEFYDNTFHNTPEFITNTSMQPGSTYYTNYEGFFKKAYNNKIEIPGMNKMVFTSHRSKGDKLVKSFQLNRIESGKYVDITFDNFTSAFEARELYLKVTTKGYWYETDSTQVKEEIISFSDVKPISYTGTLDDFKKLPVSTGIYIKNNKATLTFTQSSSDSLNQLWALDIAIEVLGNYTDDFPVKISEPYDTNNQPMMINLPMIKSNNQVESAATDVASLRNDFNSLLLKLKNAGLMQN, encoded by the coding sequence ATGATTTACACCAATGATTTTTTCGCAACAGGAAGCTCTTACCCCAATGATAATTTAGTGCAGTTGGTAGACAGTTTCACTGGTGAAAATGTGAATTTCAAAAAAGTAACTGTATGGCATGATGGATCATTAATGAACCCTGCAAAGGCCGATGGGATTATATACAGACAAAAGAATAGTGATTACTACGCAGATTTAGAATGGCTGGTCAACCGAACGGTATACGTAAAAAGATTTGGGGCTGTAGGTGATGGGATCACTAATGATGCACCCGCCATCAGAAGAATGATTTCTTTTCTTCCTCAGAAAGATTTTATTGTAAGATTTGAAAATGCAAAATATATGCAGGGAGACGGCAGTTTTACAGAAAGATATGCACTGGGTACAAATCCTAAAACAGGAGCAACTGAATATATTGGAGGAGAAAATAGAGAAAGCAATATAGGACCTGAACTTTTTTTCAGTTTTACAGATAAATCAGATTTTACCATCTATGGTAACGGAGCGTTGGTAAAGGCTCATCCCGGTAATCCGCCAATTACCAACATGCGTGGTTTTGAATTTATCCGATGTAAGAATTTTAAAGTAGAAAATCTTAACTACGATGGCTCTAAAAATGACAGAAAGCCGGACGGTGGGGATCCACATCAATATAATAATCAATCTGGTTTTAAAGTAAGCTCATCACAAAGATATGAGTTACTCGATTGCAGATCTGATAATTGTTGTATGGATGGCTTTTTTATTTCTTCAGATGATATTAATGCCAATAACTGGAACGAAGATGGGCTCCTTAGAAACTGCCACGCAGATAACAACTATAGACAGGGAAGCTCCGTTGTAAATAGCAAAAGATTTAAAGTAATCGGTGGATCCTATACCAATACAGGAAAAACTTACGGAACATCACCGGAAGCAGGAATTGATATTGAAGAAGGTTATCCTTCTAACTTTGGAAGAGGCAGTATTGATACTGTTGTGGATGGTGTTTTGTTTGAAGACAACAATAATACCGGGCTTTCGCTTCATCTTGGAACACGGGATGCCAACGTTGTAAACTGTGTTTTCAAAAATAATGGAATATTTGTAGCACCTGATGAATATGGTCTAAGCTGCAATAATACTATATACAATAATAACTTTTACGATTCCACAATCAGACTTAGCGGAGGAGGTGAACATTTTTACGGTAACAGAATTTATCTATCTCCTTCTTATCCTTTTCAATTCACCTTAGACAATGAATTTAATCACTTTCTAAATAAAAAATGTCGTGAAACACTGGTCTATGATAATTATATTTATCGTGATGCCGGGAAATCAACCATTAATGATGGAGTTACCGGAACCTTGAATATTGGAAATGTAAAGAATGGAGTAAGGGTATTTAAAAATACATTCATCAATATTGCTTCAAAAGGGACTTTCCTGTTTTTCCATGGCCCAGCTGACAGAGAGTTGGAATTTTATGACAACACATTCCATAATACTCCGGAGTTCATTACCAATACCTCTATGCAACCAGGAAGTACCTATTATACGAATTATGAAGGCTTTTTTAAGAAGGCTTATAACAATAAAATTGAAATTCCCGGAATGAATAAAATGGTTTTTACTTCTCACAGAAGTAAAGGTGACAAACTTGTAAAAAGTTTCCAACTGAACAGGATTGAATCGGGAAAATATGTGGACATTACTTTTGATAACTTTACAAGTGCATTTGAAGCCAGGGAGCTTTATCTTAAAGTAACAACTAAAGGATACTGGTATGAAACGGATTCAACGCAGGTAAAAGAAGAAATCATTTCTTTTTCAGATGTAAAACCTATCAGCTATACGGGGACTCTGGATGATTTTAAGAAACTTCCGGTTTCCACGGGTATCTATATTAAAAACAACAAAGCAACGCTTACTTTTACTCAAAGCAGTTCAGATTCACTTAATCAATTATGGGCTCTTGACATCGCTATTGAAGTATTAGGAAATTATACTGATGATTTTCCGGTAAAAATTTCAGAACCTTATGATACTAACAATCAACCGATGATGATTAATTTACCCATGATCAAATCAAACAATCAGGTTGAATCGGCTGCAACTGACGTTGCTAGTCTTCGTAATGATTTTAACAGCTTATTATTAAAATTGAAAAATGCCGGTCTCATGCAAAACTAA
- a CDS encoding DUF2490 domain-containing protein, which yields MMSGIKKILIILSITGCVRSLVKAQISPPGLGDANTAFWSAFGVKRNLDSLGKKQTMSYIAIGRKSSPDHDNLFAKQAIFVLNHEFYHSFAPHQQYSYALSYRRQPEYEKVAPYDKEGIEQEFRMYGRYAYTFDFGNKLKLKNTVRQEFRKFFDADFHKVDEDFQLRTRMKTQLTYKLSPKNNQKLALSAEALFSISHLNEHDRHWNSFEYRELRLAAYYMFNIPNSPFTVDIGYMDDLIRGSNSIHNGGVHYLAADVVWNIPYGKKHN from the coding sequence ATGATGTCCGGTATCAAAAAAATCCTTATCATATTAAGCATAACAGGTTGTGTGAGAAGTCTGGTAAAAGCACAGATCAGCCCTCCGGGGTTAGGTGATGCCAATACCGCATTTTGGTCAGCTTTTGGTGTAAAGCGTAACCTTGATTCTTTAGGAAAAAAACAAACCATGAGTTATATTGCTATTGGACGTAAAAGCAGCCCGGATCATGATAATCTGTTTGCCAAACAGGCTATTTTCGTATTGAATCACGAATTTTACCATTCTTTTGCTCCTCATCAGCAATACAGTTATGCACTAAGCTACCGCAGACAGCCTGAATATGAGAAAGTAGCTCCTTATGATAAAGAGGGTATAGAACAGGAATTCAGGATGTATGGGAGATATGCCTACACTTTTGATTTCGGGAACAAACTAAAGCTTAAAAATACGGTCCGCCAGGAATTCAGAAAGTTCTTCGATGCTGATTTTCATAAAGTGGATGAAGATTTTCAGTTGAGAACCCGTATGAAAACTCAGCTGACCTATAAGTTATCTCCGAAAAACAATCAGAAACTGGCATTGAGTGCTGAAGCATTATTCTCCATCAGCCACCTCAACGAACATGACCGGCACTGGAATTCTTTTGAATATCGGGAATTACGGCTCGCAGCCTATTATATGTTCAATATTCCGAATTCTCCTTTCACAGTAGATATTGGTTATATGGATGATCTGATAAGAGGCAGCAACAGTATTCATAATGGCGGGGTACATTATCTGGCAGCAGATGTGGTATGGAATATTCCTTACGGAAAGAAACACAATTAG
- a CDS encoding helix-turn-helix domain-containing protein: MENRVKILREKMNMTQNELAEKSGLSLRTVQRIEAGSILKGFTLKALAQTLNTQPEELVISKKEEINIQRAKRINLSALAGLLIPYGGIILPAILTYKTTDLKNRELGKSIVCIQIIVSVIFSVLMIISPFIQKLFTFTFPLFMIPLVLFLFLKLFIIINNGISLNKTQDLSIKLKINFL; encoded by the coding sequence ATGGAAAACAGGGTTAAAATTTTGAGAGAGAAAATGAATATGACCCAAAATGAGCTTGCTGAAAAGTCAGGACTTTCCCTTAGGACAGTTCAGAGGATTGAAGCTGGAAGTATCTTAAAAGGTTTTACTTTAAAAGCACTTGCACAAACTTTGAATACCCAACCGGAAGAACTGGTTATCAGTAAAAAAGAAGAGATTAATATCCAGCGGGCTAAAAGAATAAATTTATCAGCCCTGGCCGGACTCCTAATTCCGTATGGCGGCATTATTCTTCCTGCTATTTTAACCTACAAAACAACAGATCTGAAAAACAGAGAACTGGGGAAAAGTATTGTCTGTATCCAGATTATCGTATCTGTTATTTTTTCTGTCTTAATGATTATCAGTCCGTTTATTCAAAAGCTATTTACTTTCACATTCCCGCTTTTCATGATTCCATTGGTTCTCTTTTTATTTTTAAAATTATTCATTATCATCAATAATGGAATCAGCCTGAACAAAACACAGGATTTAAGTATTAAACTGAAAATCAATTTCCTATAA
- a CDS encoding TonB-dependent receptor, which yields MIRSSECELLMKSINHVYDTEQNALTDKINQWLKPFLIFFFSLITIAQLSAQDLQGEIIGKVNMVDGQPLRSISVSLLEADRQTLTDDDGNYRFTNIKAGSYTVKLQILGSEEIRIPVEVKAGESAVLDYQLTKENIQAIQEVVIMKNINRFSKKESGFVARLPLKNLENPQVYNTVTKELFQEQVAVDLGSISKNVPGAGVPMIANQGRVTFRSRGFETEPNARNGVAGAAFSVIDPVNLERIEAIKGPSATLFGKSVASSYGGVYNRVTKKPYNKFGGEVGYVGGSWDYNRLTVDVNTPVNKDRTALFRLNAAGTFEKSFQDLGFTNSLAIAPSFSYQINDRMSLLLDVEFNQAKGTSVVRFNPYTGSNKTQSIADMKFPYYKNFLGDDLAYETQMMNIFAQLNYKVSENWTSQTIISRARSTINGYISAINGKTDSTASAQVMVGTTSFIATNIQQNFIGDFHIGRFRNRMVVGLDYYNNSNHFDRYHTNTKVFNFVHPSADFRVNRNIIDALTATSAMRKENNSDNTYAAYVSDVFNITDQLMIMASLRVDRFQFKGVYDITTGQIKGGLSNSGTQAGPYSQTALSPKLGLVYEIVKNRVSLFGNYMNGFNNVSGVDINGNSFKPEYANQLELGVKADIFNHRLVGTLSYYNIRVDNILRTNPDDINYSIQDGTQLSKGFEAELTANPFEGLNIVAGYAYNDSKFTNANPSVNGLRPALSGPANMFNFWISYRVSQGKLKGLGIGGGGNMGSSSYQTNTQTAKVIIPSYTMFDLGIFYDQPKYRVGLKFDNITNEKAWSVRLTPQAPARFLGSVSLKF from the coding sequence ATGATAAGATCAAGTGAATGTGAGCTTCTGATGAAGTCAATCAACCATGTCTATGACACTGAGCAGAATGCTCTAACAGATAAAATAAATCAATGGCTGAAGCCATTTCTTATTTTCTTTTTTTCCTTGATAACTATAGCCCAACTATCTGCACAGGATCTTCAGGGTGAAATCATCGGTAAGGTCAATATGGTAGACGGACAGCCTTTAAGGTCAATATCCGTTTCACTGTTGGAGGCAGATCGTCAAACCCTTACAGATGATGATGGGAATTATCGTTTTACCAATATCAAGGCAGGTTCCTATACTGTAAAATTGCAAATCCTCGGATCTGAAGAAATACGTATTCCTGTTGAGGTAAAAGCCGGGGAAAGTGCAGTATTAGACTATCAGCTGACCAAAGAAAATATTCAGGCAATACAGGAAGTGGTCATTATGAAAAATATCAACAGATTTTCCAAGAAAGAAAGCGGATTCGTTGCAAGGCTTCCCTTAAAGAACCTGGAAAATCCGCAGGTGTATAATACGGTAACTAAAGAGCTTTTTCAGGAGCAGGTTGCTGTAGACCTTGGCAGTATTTCTAAAAACGTACCGGGAGCAGGTGTTCCAATGATTGCCAATCAGGGAAGGGTGACATTTCGCTCAAGAGGATTTGAAACAGAGCCTAATGCAAGAAATGGAGTGGCAGGAGCAGCTTTTTCAGTGATTGATCCTGTTAACCTGGAACGTATTGAAGCTATTAAAGGTCCTTCCGCAACTTTATTTGGGAAAAGTGTAGCAAGCAGCTATGGTGGTGTTTATAACCGTGTGACGAAAAAACCTTATAACAAATTTGGTGGTGAAGTAGGATATGTTGGCGGAAGCTGGGATTATAACCGGTTAACAGTAGATGTAAATACCCCGGTTAATAAAGACAGAACAGCGCTTTTCCGTCTCAATGCAGCTGGAACTTTTGAAAAAAGCTTTCAGGATCTGGGTTTTACCAATTCATTGGCCATTGCGCCAAGTTTTTCCTATCAGATCAATGACCGTATGTCGCTTCTTTTGGATGTAGAGTTTAATCAGGCAAAAGGAACTTCAGTAGTTCGTTTTAATCCTTATACCGGAAGTAATAAAACGCAGTCTATTGCAGATATGAAGTTTCCTTACTATAAAAATTTCCTGGGTGATGATCTCGCATATGAAACACAGATGATGAATATCTTTGCCCAACTCAATTATAAAGTATCAGAAAACTGGACTTCCCAAACAATTATATCACGGGCAAGATCAACCATCAATGGGTATATTTCCGCGATTAACGGGAAAACAGATTCTACGGCAAGTGCTCAGGTGATGGTAGGAACTACTTCGTTTATTGCTACGAATATCCAGCAGAATTTCATCGGGGATTTTCATATCGGACGTTTTAGAAACAGAATGGTGGTAGGATTGGATTATTATAACAACTCAAATCATTTTGACCGTTATCATACTAATACCAAAGTATTCAATTTTGTTCATCCGTCTGCAGATTTCAGAGTTAACCGTAATATCATTGATGCGCTTACGGCAACTTCTGCTATGAGAAAAGAGAATAATAGTGATAATACCTATGCTGCCTATGTTTCGGATGTATTCAATATAACAGATCAGTTAATGATAATGGCCAGTTTAAGAGTAGACAGATTCCAGTTTAAAGGGGTGTATGACATTACTACAGGCCAGATAAAAGGGGGCTTAAGTAATAGTGGTACACAGGCAGGGCCTTACTCACAAACGGCGCTTTCTCCCAAGTTAGGGCTTGTTTACGAAATAGTAAAGAACAGAGTTTCCCTGTTTGGGAACTATATGAATGGTTTCAACAACGTTAGTGGAGTAGATATTAACGGAAATTCATTCAAACCGGAATATGCAAATCAGCTGGAACTAGGAGTAAAAGCAGATATTTTCAACCACAGGCTCGTAGGAACTCTAAGTTATTATAACATCCGTGTTGATAATATTTTAAGAACCAATCCGGATGATATCAATTATTCTATACAGGATGGAACGCAATTAAGCAAAGGATTTGAAGCAGAATTAACTGCCAATCCTTTTGAAGGACTCAATATTGTAGCGGGATATGCTTATAATGACAGTAAGTTCACAAATGCCAATCCTTCCGTTAATGGATTAAGGCCAGCGTTGTCAGGCCCCGCCAATATGTTCAATTTCTGGATCAGCTACAGGGTTTCGCAAGGTAAATTAAAAGGCCTTGGAATAGGTGGTGGTGGAAATATGGGATCTTCTTCTTATCAGACCAATACACAAACTGCTAAAGTGATTATTCCGTCCTATACCATGTTTGATCTGGGGATCTTCTATGACCAGCCCAAATATAGAGTAGGACTGAAGTTTGATAATATTACCAATGAAAAAGCCTGGTCAGTACGTTTAACACCACAGGCACCAGCCCGTTTCTTAGGAAGCGTTTCTTTAAAATTCTAA
- a CDS encoding asparaginase, with product MKRKVLLIYTGGTIGMEKDYETGSLRAFDFGNIFEKMPEMKLMECEVFVHPFAKPLDSSDMGPQEWRVIANYIHENYDDYDGFLILHGTDTMSYTASALSFMLKGLRKPVIMTGSQLPIGDLRTDAKENLLTSLYYASLYENDEAVIQEVAIYFEYKLLRGNRTLKYSAEYFDAYASPNYPILGQSGVHLNIIKDNLFRCDPEVKFHVDEHISEDVLFWRIFPGMHLSHFREIPKMKVLILQVFGSGTIFSSEKTQETLQEIRNNGTEIVVVSQCISGGISFGKYENSNIFSRIGAISGRDMTAETAITKAMHLIDNPNYSGSFADNFTKSLCGEITAEKLQ from the coding sequence ATGAAGCGAAAAGTCCTACTCATCTATACCGGCGGAACCATCGGTATGGAAAAAGATTATGAAACCGGAAGTCTGCGTGCTTTTGATTTTGGTAATATCTTCGAAAAGATGCCTGAAATGAAGCTTATGGAATGTGAAGTTTTCGTGCATCCTTTTGCCAAACCACTGGATTCTTCGGACATGGGACCTCAGGAATGGAGAGTGATAGCCAATTACATCCATGAGAATTACGATGATTATGACGGATTCCTGATCCTTCACGGAACGGATACTATGTCTTACACGGCTTCAGCATTAAGCTTCATGTTAAAAGGATTAAGAAAGCCTGTTATTATGACCGGTTCACAATTACCGATTGGTGACCTGAGAACTGATGCTAAGGAAAACCTTCTGACAAGCCTTTACTATGCAAGTCTGTATGAAAACGATGAGGCTGTCATCCAGGAGGTCGCCATCTATTTTGAGTATAAATTATTAAGAGGAAACAGAACACTGAAATATTCGGCTGAATATTTTGATGCCTATGCAAGTCCGAACTATCCTATTCTCGGGCAATCCGGTGTTCATTTAAATATCATCAAAGACAATCTTTTCCGTTGCGATCCGGAGGTTAAGTTTCATGTTGACGAACATATCTCTGAAGATGTTCTGTTCTGGAGAATTTTCCCGGGAATGCATCTGAGCCACTTCAGGGAGATCCCTAAAATGAAGGTGCTTATCCTGCAGGTTTTCGGTTCCGGAACTATTTTCAGCAGTGAGAAGACGCAGGAGACTCTTCAGGAAATCAGAAATAACGGAACAGAGATCGTAGTAGTAAGCCAGTGTATTTCCGGTGGTATTTCATTCGGGAAATATGAGAACAGTAATATTTTCTCAAGAATCGGAGCAATTAGCGGAAGGGATATGACCGCAGAAACGGCTATTACCAAAGCAATGCATCTTATTGACAATCCTAATTACTCCGGAAGTTTTGCAGATAACTTTACCAAAAGCCTTTGTGGAGAAATTACTGCTGAAAAATTGCAGTAA
- a CDS encoding TrmH family RNA methyltransferase: MQMKDLAQTYEYLKQFLTEERLSKIEHFSRESSDFVLPVVEDIYQFRNAAAIVRSVEACGFHKVVALQEEYSFEPNLRVTKGADTWVEVEKLPRNMESFQNIKDRGYKIVVVSLENNAKMLPEYEITEPIALVFGTEMEGVSQEILDFADETLAIPMYGFTRSFNVSVAASICMYELKQKLIKSGIDYKLNEEKLLRMKILWTVNSIRSGQQIFEKYLKENNIDWK, encoded by the coding sequence ATGCAGATGAAAGATTTAGCACAGACTTATGAATATTTAAAACAATTTTTAACGGAGGAAAGATTATCAAAGATTGAACACTTTTCCCGGGAAAGCTCAGACTTTGTGCTTCCGGTGGTAGAAGATATCTATCAGTTCAGAAATGCAGCAGCCATTGTACGTTCTGTAGAAGCCTGTGGTTTTCATAAAGTGGTGGCTTTGCAGGAAGAATATAGTTTTGAACCCAATCTTAGAGTAACCAAAGGGGCAGATACCTGGGTTGAGGTAGAAAAGCTTCCCCGAAATATGGAATCTTTTCAGAATATTAAGGACAGAGGATATAAAATTGTAGTTGTTTCATTAGAAAATAATGCTAAAATGCTACCAGAATACGAGATTACAGAGCCTATAGCGTTGGTATTCGGAACAGAAATGGAAGGGGTTTCTCAGGAAATTCTGGATTTTGCAGATGAAACACTGGCTATTCCGATGTATGGTTTTACAAGAAGCTTTAATGTTTCGGTAGCGGCTTCCATTTGTATGTATGAGCTGAAGCAGAAGCTCATAAAATCTGGTATTGATTATAAACTGAATGAGGAAAAGCTGTTAAGAATGAAAATCCTTTGGACGGTAAATTCCATAAGAAGCGGGCAGCAGATCTTTGAAAAATATCTGAAAGAAAATAATATTGACTGGAAATAA